From a region of the Zonotrichia albicollis isolate bZonAlb1 chromosome 5, bZonAlb1.hap1, whole genome shotgun sequence genome:
- the KIAA0232 gene encoding uncharacterized protein KIAA0232 homolog isoform X5: MTVWNKSKVCSYSSSSSSSTVPPTSTDTSSPKDCNSESEVTKDRSNKVSATVQERTQQKKSKNEKENKFSNNTVEEKPVLYKKQVRHKSEGKMRPRSWSSGSSEAGSSSSGNQGEYKASMKCIKVRHKTREVRSKKGRNGQSRLSVKSGEKVDRKVHSGSSSSSSSGSIKQLCKRGKRPLKEIGRKEAGGSDGKDLYLDSRNEKEYKEEPLWYTEPITEYFVPLSRKSKLETTYRNREDICGVTSEAVEELSESVHGLCISNNNTHKTYLAAGTFIDGHFVEMPAVLNEDIDLTGTSICSQPEDDKYLDDVHLSELTHFYEVDIDQSMLDPGASDTMQGESRILNMIRQKSKEKTDFEAECCIVLDGMELQGESAIWTDSTSSVGAEGWFLQDLSNLAQFWECCSSSSSGDADGESFGGDSPIRFSPILDSTMLNSHVLAGNQELFSDINEGSGINSCFSVFEVQCSNSVLPFSFETLNLGNENADSSSTANILGKTQSRLLIWTKNSAFDENEHCSNLSTRTCSPWSHSEETRSDNETINIPYEESTQFNAEDINYVVPRVSSNYVDEEILDFLPEETCQQQARSLGEMPTLIFKKKSKLESVCGIQLEQKAESKDYETTQGCRESSPHGDGYSSGVIKDIWTNMTDRNSAAMVEIEGIEDELFSTDVNNYCCCLDTEAKVETLQEPNKAVQRSEYHLWEGQKENVEKRAFVSNDLSKVDGGDYTTPSKPWDVNQDKENSFILGGVYGELKTFNSDGEWAVVPPGHSKGSLLQCAASDVVTIAGTDVFMTPGNSFAPGHRQLWRPFVSFEQNEQSKSGDNGLNKGFSFIFHEDLLGACGNFQVEEPGLEYSFSSFDLNNPFSQVLHVECSFEPEGIASFSPSFKPKSILCSDSDSEVLHPRICGVDRTQYRAIRISPRTHFRPISASELSPGGGSESEFESEKDEGGIAVPPQVDVFEDPQADLKPLEEDAEKEGHYYGKSELESGKFLPRLKKSGMEKSAQTSLDSQEESAGMLPVGNQDPCLECSMKESLEGIVVESSKVNCRIVEPREETGRFCSCKAGCHFPTYEDNPVSSGEHEERMSGSQEKQCWWEKALYSPLFPASQCEECYTNAKGENGVGELADVKEVSNDDEHLLDFNMVSSVYEARCADDINAEAKPNGFRKKIYSSDSSSSEDTASEGGSEWADPCEEELFSRTQL, encoded by the exons ATGACTGTATGGAATAAATCCAAAGTATGCTCTTACTCTAGCTCCTCATCTTCATCCACTGTTCCACCAACTAGCACGGATACATCTTCTCCAAAGGACTGCAATAGTGAAAGTGAAGTAACTAAAGACCGAAGTAATAAAGTATCTGCCACTGTACAGGAAAGAACCCAGCAGAAGAAGAGTAAAAACGAGAAAGAAAACAAGTTCAGTAACAACACCGTTGAGGAGAAGCCTGTTTTGTACAAAAAGCAAGTCCGACATAAATCTGAAGGGAAGATGCGTCCCCGCTCCTGGTCATCAGGATCCAGTGAGGCTGGCTCAAGTTCTAGCGGTAATCAAGGTGAATACAAGGCATCCATGAAATGTATTAAAGTAAGACACAAAACAAGAGAGGTTCGGAGTAAAAAAGGGCGGAATGGGCAGAGCAGGCTGTCAGTGAAATCTGGTGAAAAGGTTGATAGAAAAGTTCACAgcggaagcagcagcagcagcagcagcgggtcCATCAAACAACTGTGCAAAAGAGGTAAAAGGCCATTAAAagaaattggaagaaaagaagctGGCGGTAGTGATGGAAAAGATTTGTATTTAGACAGTAGAAACGAAAAGGAATATAAAGAAGAGCCCTTGTGGTACACTGAGCCGATTACGGAGTACTTTGTTCCTCTTAGCAGAAAAAGCAAGCTGGAGACTACGTACCGCAACAGAGAAGATATATGTGGAGTAACATCAGAGGCTGTAGAAGAGTTGTCTGAATCAGTGCATGGTCTTTGTATTAGCAACAATAATACTCATAAAACATACCTCGCAGCAGGTACTTTCATCGATGGTCACTTTGTAGAAATGCCTGCAGTTCTAAATGAGGATATTGACCTCACTGGGACCTCAATATGTTCTCAACCAGAGGACGACAAGTATTTAGATGATGTTCATCTGTCAGAACTAACGCACTTCTATGAAGTGGATATTGATCAATCCATGTTGGATCCTGGTGCCTCAGATACGATGCAAGGGGAGAGTCGGATTTTAAATATGATTCGACAGAAGAGTAAAGAAAAAACTGATTTTGAGGCAGAATGTTGCATAGTGTTAGATGGAATGGAGTTGCAAGGGGAAAGTGCAATATGGACTGATTCGACCAGCTCTGTTGGTGCTGAAGGGTGGTTCTTGCAAGATCTTAGTAATTTAGCTCAATTTTGGGAGTGCTGTTCATCTTCTAGTTCTGGTGATGCAGATGGGGAAAGTTTTGGAGGAGATTCTCCGATCAGATTCTCCCCCATCCTAGACAGCACAATGCTTAATTCACACGTGCTTGCTGGCAACCAAGAGCTCTTTTCAGATATTAATGAAGGGTCTGGTATAAACTCTTGTTTTTCAGTGTTTGAAGTGCAATGCAGTAACTCTGTTTTAccattttcttttgaaacaCTCAACTTGGGAAATGAAAATGCAGATTCTAGTAGCACTGCTAATATTCTTGGGAAAACACAGTCTAGATTGCTAATATGGACCAAAAATAGTGCCTTTGATGAAAATGAACACTGTTCTAATCTTTCAACAAGAACCTGTAGTCCATGGTCACACTCGGAAGAAACACGTTCAGACAATGAGACTATAAATATTCCATATGAAGAATCCACGCAATTTAATGCAGAAGATATTAATTATGTAGTTCCTAGAGTGTCTTCAAATTATGTAGATGAAGAAATTCTAGATTTTCTGCCAGAAGAAACCTGCCAGCAACAAGCTAGAAGTTTAGGAGAAATGCCCACTTTGattttcaaaaagaaatctAAGCTAGAATCTGTCTGTGGTATTCAGCTagaacaaaaagcagaaagtaaAGACTATGAAACTACACAAGGGTGTAGGGAAAGCAGTCCACATGGAGATGGCTACAGCTCAGGGGTTATTAAAGATATTTGGACAAATATGACAGACAGAAATTCTGCAGCCATGGTAGAAATAGAAGGAATAGAAGATGAATTGTTTTCAACTGATGTAAATAACTATTGCTGCTGTTTGGATACAGAAGCAAAAGTTGAAACCCTCCAGGAACCCAATAAAGCAGTGCAAAGATCAGAGTATCACCTTTGGGAAGGTCAAAAGGAGAATGTAGAGAAGAGAGCCTTTGTGTCAAATGATTTATCAAAAGTAGATGGTGGTGACTATACCACACCATCAAAACCCTGGGATGTTAACCAGGATAAAGAAAACTCATTTATACTTGGTGGTGTGTATGGGGAGCTCAAAACATTTAACAGTGATGGAGAAtgggcagtggtgccacctggTCACTCAAAGGGGAGCTTACTGCAGTGTGCAGCTTCTGATGTGGTGACAATAGCTGGCACAGATGTTTTTATGACTCCAGGTAATAGCTTtgcccctgggcacaggcaaTTATGGAGGCCGTTTGTGTCATTTGAACAGAACGAGCAATCCAAGAGTGGAGATAATGGATTAAATaagggtttttcttttatcttccaTGAAGACTTACTGGGAGCTTGTGGGAACTTTCAAGTTGAAGAACCGGGGCTTGAATACTCATTCTCTTCCTTTGACCTGAACAATCCATTTTCACAAGTTCTTCATGTAGAGTGTTCGTTTGagccagaaggaattgcatccTTCAGCCCTAGTTTTAAACCTAAGTCGATTCTGTGCTCTGATTCAGACAGTGAGGTTTTACACCCCAGGATATGTGGTGTGGATCGAACGCAGTACAGGGCTATACGGATTTCTCCCAGGACTCACTTTCGCCCAATTTCTGCATCTGAACTTTCTCCAGGTGGTGGAAGCGAGTCAGAATTTGAGTCGGAAAAAGATGAGGGGGGTATTGCTGTCCCTCCCCAGGTAGATGTATTTGAGGATCCGCAAGCAGATCTCAAACCTCTGGAAgaagatgcagaaaaagaagggCATTATTACGGAAAATCAGAGCTTGAATCTGGAAAATTCCTTCCCAGATTAAAAAAGTCTGGAATGGAGAAGAGTGCACAGACATCATTGGATTCCCAAGAAGAGTCGGCCGGCATGTTGCCAGTAGGAAACCAAGATCCCTGTTTAGAATGCAGTATGAAAGAATCTCTAGAAGGGATAGTGGTGGAGAGCTCCAAAGTAAACTGCAGAATAGTGGAGCCACGTGAGGAGACTGGCAGGTTTTGCAGTTGTAAAGCAGGGTGTCATTTCCCCACGTATGAGGATAATCCTGTTTCTTCAGGAGAGCATGAAGAG AGAATGAGTGGCAGCCAGGAAAAGCAATGCTGGTGGGAAAAGGCGCTCTATTCTCCCCTTTTTCCTGCATCACAATGTGAAG AGTGCTATACAAATGCCAAGGGAGAGAATGGTGTAGGAGAACTTGCAGATGTAAAGGAAGTATCCAATGATGATGAACATCTTTTAGATTTTAATATG GTTTCTTCTGTTTATGAAGCAAGATGTGCAGATGATATAAATGCTGAGGCAAAACCAAATGGCTTCAGGAAGAAGATCTACTCCAGTGATAGCTCCAGCTCTGAAGACACAGCTTCAGAAGGTGGAAGCGAATGGGCTGATCCATGTGAGGAGGAGCTTTTTTCTCGAACTCAACTGTAA